The DNA region ATAACCAAACCAGTGCCTGGTTTTGTGGCAGTAAGAGACTTCTCATCAATCCATCCTTTGAAAACACAACCGAATCCACCTTCACCAAGCACACTGTCTGGTCTGAAATTCCTGGTAGCGGATTTAAGCTCAGCAAAGCTGAAACTCTTGAGGTTTGGAGACTGTAGGATCTCACCCTCGGTTCGAGGGGTTGGTCTTACAGACACAGACGAAGCCTTACTCCCAAGACTTCCAGTATCTTTGACGTCAGAACTCACATACTTCGAACTCGTCCCTAAACccaccaaaccaaaccaaaaaagcaTTATTTTCGTACCTTCATTAGATTCATTAAACCAATCGAATTTGTCAAAACACTAAAAAGCCCTAACCTccatgaattaaaaaaagaaaaaatcaaaactgtaaGGTGTAATGAAACAGACAAATCTAAGAACTTTGCCTTAACAGatgaagagaggaagagaaaacaGAAGTAAAAGTGTCTGTACCTGGGCTCTCAGCTTTGACCTGAGCACTCAAGCAAATCCCCATGATTGAGAAAGAGAACCAAATTGGACACGCTTGTGCAATCTCtcactatataaataaagataagaagagaaaaaaaaaaggtggaaaCTTTTAATCAAATTGGAAACTGGAAAGTAGAGGCAGAAATAACTCAAATcgtgaaaagaaaagattttgcCAACTTTTATCCTATCCACCATATACTACGTATGTATGTATTCATTACTTTTAAAGCCTATGAGGCTATAACCAAGTTCATCAAATCTCTTTTTGCCAATTTCAGTAACCTAACAACTAaaacaattgaagaagaaagacaaattcTTTACTcacccttttctttcttttttcagtttttgtttcgAGTTCTCTCAGCCAAGAGAtagagaaagtgaaaaaaaaaaaaacagagagagagaggcagagtAAGAGAAGCGTTGCAGTTGGGGTGGTAGCAAGCATTAATGGCGGATCGGTCCCGCCTTTATCAGTTTTCGAGctttttgtatctttttctctcggaaatcaaaatatatctccccttttttattattactactaTCGATTTGTTTTACTAATACTAGGTGGTGTTGTTGTCATTGCTCTCAATCGTTTTCGTTTTGGCCTTTTTGGTACTAGtagaaagacaaagaagagaagatgtcTCTATAATCATCAAGTCAGAAAAGATTAGCCCTTCTTCACACAGCGTGTTCTATCGCTCTCAGCCGTTGGATCTGACGTTAACATCGTTAGTATTTGTAGTACTACTTCTCGATGTATAGTTGTATACAACTCCCACTAGTAGTACTGGACTCAGCTCGGCTCATTTAGGTTCTGTGAATTTGATTGCGCATTATGTGTAAAGATTCATTAAAGAGTCattaaataatactatttttcTTGATAATTTGGAATGAGACAATGCCCGTGAGGCTTACCAATACCAGCTAACCCTACTTTACGTtcttcacactttttttttttggtcagcgGTATAAACCTTTTAACGTGGtatgaaggtttttttttcaaatttgaataaaatacaaattaaatccAAGAATGATCTTAGATTGATTCTGTAATTATATAGTCCACAATAAATTAGGTCTCTTTTGATaggaattaaaatattaaatccaGACAGAAGACCGACAAAGATTGTCATTGACTCTCATTGGCTTCATTTATAATGATATATGATGATAAATAGATCATACAAATTACAGTAGTACtacagttttattttgttttaaatgattattatgCAATTTCATTCATTTTTCAGATGCTGTGTATGCTTTTGTTTGTATACTGCTCAGGagtgaaaaaaaagaacttcATATTACATTGAAACTTTACAAGGTCCACACTAATAATGCCCCCATTGCTGAGTTTTTATTTTGGCCCTTTAtcccattttgtttctttttgttttgaccaactttctctcttttttttcttgattataaGAGTTGATTTGCTAAAGCCAAAGACCAAAGTATTACTTTAAGAACAAACCACTGTGGGTCTGTGATCTCTTCACAAAACTCTGATTGTGGTTGATATAGCCTTGGCCCTTGAGTTAGTTACAAAAAGAGATCAATATTTTGGATCTATAACAGATATCAAAAAGGGGATGTAGCTCAgatggtagagcgctcgcttaGCATGCGAGAGGTACGGGGATCGATACCCCGCATCTCCAtcttaaatgatatttttttctttttaatgcattttttgtttataaccCAATAATGTAGTAGATAcccacataaaaaaataaaataaaaagagtgttACCAAGAAAAGATATACAGCTTTTAGTGgcatatgaaatatttttaaaaaatgttgttgagagaagatttttaaatatatatatatatatgggttatAAACTCCAATGATTTCGAAGAAACGAACAAGTAGTCCCACTTCTATAATGTGCAATGTGCATGGGAGAACATGGCATACTGATTCCTTTTCCATatttttccaatatatatatataccaacaaGTCGACTTATATATCTTTTCTGATTAGGAGGTTTTGGTTAGTacatgaagaaaacaaaaagtaaaacaagagaaaagagTTTTGGTGTATTTTAGCATTTGTCTCTTTCCGATGTGACAGTGTGAACGAATATTCCGACGGTTTGACTTTTGCAAGTTTGACCCATCGGTAGGGACCCGGAGAGACAGACGAAGGGTCCAATGTCCATGCAAAAGCATGTCTGCCACGTGGTATCTCGTCGGTGAACTCCTTCTTTCCTCCACGGCTCCAATCTACCAACTTACGCGGCTAGCAGCTGTCTTTGAGCCCTACTTTTTCCCTCAGTTTTCAGGTCAGGCCCAACTTAGTCCAATGAAGACTTATGTCCAGTTTCAACTCACTCCTTTTCTGTCTTACGAGGATCTGCTTATTTCCACAGCTCAACCAACTTAGCGGGTAGCTCACTTTAAGCCCGTGAGCAAGGAGCTAGCTAGCACTTTACTACATTTGAGGATTATGAAGGATAAGGCTATCCTTTAATCTTAATACGCATTacagtaattattttttttttcttttttttggggttcaCGGACCGGTTAAGAGCTCTCTATTGACAATCCATATTAGGTAAGAGATAACCTAGAGTACTTGGGGATAAAGTAGGAAGCATGTTAACATTGGGGTAGATAagattgacaaaaatatatttggagCAGGCTTGATTTGAGTCAGGGCTTATACTGTTCAACTAGTTTCAACAAACTGTATGACTCAGCATCAGGCCTGGCTCCACCTAGAACCATCCTCTTAAACAGATTAGGGTCATACACCTTGGCCTTCACATAAGCTTTGAACAAAGCGTTGTACACAAACGCATACCTATTATACTTTGCATTCTTCACCTCTTCAAACAGTTTCTCTGAGTTCTCAACATCACCTTTCTCTGCAAAACACTCGATGATCGATAGAGTCGTCTCTAGCCACGGCGTTGAGCTTCTTACGCTTTTGCTCGTCTTTAGAGCCGAACCCATTTCAATGTTTTTGAGAGCTTCCTTCATCAGTTTGGCTTTAGCACATCCTAGAGCAAGATGTCTATACGTTATGGAATTAGGCTTAAACCCGTTTCCCATCATCTCGCGGAACACACCGATTGCCTTGTCTATCAAACCGTCTTTGCAGTATACCGAGAGCAGAGAGTTGAACTGCTCTGTTTCTTTAATTCCTCTTACATCCTTCATCTCTAACCAGAGCTCTTCAGCTCTATCAAGGTTCCCCACTCGCGCAAACGCTTCGGTTGCCAGCAAGTAACTCTTGGATCTAACATGATGAAACCCTCTGATAACATTCCAAGTTCTCACGAGCTCCTTTTCTTTCCCTAAACGACCGTACAATATCATCAATATATCCAAGGTCGACCAATTATCCCCAGTGATAGATCTCTCTATCTCCTCGGCATAGGCCTCAGCAACTGTATACAATCTAGCAACAGCATGTGCCATAGCCAATATACAGTAAGAAACCTCATTCGGCTCAACTCCAGCTTTCTTCATACCATCAAAAGCCTTAAGCAACCCGTCAATGTTATGTTCATTAGCTTCAAGCTTCATCAAGATATGATACGTAGAGACATGAGGAGTCGCCTTGTCAGCTTTCATGAGCGCAAGGTCTTTAGCTATGAGCTTTCTTCTCCCGGGAGCTGAGTTGCGAATGATAAGACGGTTGTAGACTAAATGGGATGTACGAAAACCAagttctctcatcttcttcatataCCCTAGAGCAAGCCTAATGACACCTTGGTCTAGACAAGCAATCACAAGGTTGTTGTAAAGAAGCTCGTTCTGAAACTCTTGAGGTACACGGGTGAAAAGCTTTTCCCCTTGAGAGACGCCATGAAGTTTGACTGTGAATTCAAGCAAGTAGGAGTATTCTAGCTCACCAAGACGGTAAGGTCTTTCTCTAATTACCCATTCCATCAACTGAATCAAACATTACCAAAAACGTCTCAGATCACACATTCAAAGAGTGTCTTCTtctcatataaacaaaaaaagaagcaagTAAGAGAGAATTCAAGAACCTCAAGGGCACGTTTGTTTCGTCCGAGCTTCCTCAATCGATTAATGGCGTGATAAACATCTCCACCATGAACTGGAAACCCATCACCCATCCAGATCTGTACCGCAGACCCAACAGTAACTCCCTTGGGGAGCTTCTCGATTCTGAGAGACAAACACTTGTCGGGCTCTTCTTCTCCGTCCGACCCGGTACATGCCTCGTCCGGAGGTTTCGACGAAGGTATTAATGTAGTGAGAAAGCTCAAAGCTTGGAAATTGGTATGATTCAACGCAGGGGAAGATGTCACGCAAGGTGTTCGACGTATTGCCTGAGCGAAATATTCTCGTTGCCTCATCACCGCTATAATAGATCTcatctcttcttatttttttgaagGGGACCTTACTGGCCCGTTTCAAGCCCGATAAGTAAACTACATAATGTTCGGTATTTGGGGGTTAGGTAGGTTAGGtacttaattaattttgtataatttcGGATTGGATGCTAATAATACAAATAACATATTTCTCATTTGACTATTTTAGCTAATAAAATTTGTATTCTAAATATAAATAGAGGAGAAATATAGCAATCTTAACAATCACAaaagtcaaatatatatgtttttttttttaggttacaTATGACATTAATACAAATCACACCATCACCACATAGAAAATACAAAGCTGGAAACGTCAAAGCTTAAGAGAGTTATTACGCGTAACACACGATGTCACGTCTTTATTCTAACACACACATCTCTTAGCATCAAACACATTTGTTTTTCCTCCCAGTGTTCCTGgcatatatgatttttagaCCCCAATAATTTCTTCAACAGCTACAGTTTGACCCGCAGCTGCAGTTTGATCCACAGCTACAGTTGTCGCACTCCTGGTTGTAGTTCTTCTCGCAActacaccacaaaaaaaaaaatcatatatgccagatttttaatactaattaacCACATGCGGATATATATATGCAAGAAGCAAGATTGACCTGAAGTGTTTGCGAGTCTAAACTCTAAagcaaatgaaaagaaaaacatttggGTCTATTAACGaacaattttgtaaaagaagAGTCATAAGAATGACAAATTTTGTACCGTGAAGCCATTAAATCTTAACTACCGCACCTAACCTAATT from Camelina sativa cultivar DH55 chromosome 3, Cs, whole genome shotgun sequence includes:
- the LOC104765653 gene encoding pentatricopeptide repeat-containing protein At1g07590, mitochondrial, producing the protein MRSIIAVMRQREYFAQAIRRTPCVTSSPALNHTNFQALSFLTTLIPSSKPPDEACTGSDGEEEPDKCLSLRIEKLPKGVTVGSAVQIWMGDGFPVHGGDVYHAINRLRKLGRNKRALELMEWVIRERPYRLGELEYSYLLEFTVKLHGVSQGEKLFTRVPQEFQNELLYNNLVIACLDQGVIRLALGYMKKMRELGFRTSHLVYNRLIIRNSAPGRRKLIAKDLALMKADKATPHVSTYHILMKLEANEHNIDGLLKAFDGMKKAGVEPNEVSYCILAMAHAVARLYTVAEAYAEEIERSITGDNWSTLDILMILYGRLGKEKELVRTWNVIRGFHHVRSKSYLLATEAFARVGNLDRAEELWLEMKDVRGIKETEQFNSLLSVYCKDGLIDKAIGVFREMMGNGFKPNSITYRHLALGCAKAKLMKEALKNIEMGSALKTSKSVRSSTPWLETTLSIIECFAEKGDVENSEKLFEEVKNAKYNRYAFVYNALFKAYVKAKVYDPNLFKRMVLGGARPDAESYSLLKLVEQYKP